One stretch of Balneola sp. MJW-20 DNA includes these proteins:
- a CDS encoding TIGR00730 family Rossman fold protein, giving the protein MKKICVYCGSRTPNNPVYGELAVELGQAVAERNWTIVYGGGRVGMMGKLADAALENDGEVIGVIPTALKRREVAHPDLTKMHETQDMHTRKALMESHSDAFVILPGGFGTLDEFFEILTWRQLGFHDKPIIMVNKEGYFDGLIQFSQQALSEDFIRPSSLQLFRETRSVNEVMELLDNLLSND; this is encoded by the coding sequence ATGAAAAAGATCTGTGTCTATTGCGGTTCACGAACTCCAAACAACCCTGTTTATGGTGAGCTTGCTGTAGAACTCGGACAAGCTGTGGCAGAGAGAAACTGGACTATTGTATATGGCGGCGGACGTGTAGGAATGATGGGGAAACTGGCTGATGCTGCTCTTGAAAATGATGGTGAAGTGATCGGGGTGATCCCGACTGCTTTGAAACGGAGAGAAGTGGCCCATCCTGATCTCACGAAAATGCATGAAACACAGGACATGCATACACGCAAAGCTCTGATGGAATCCCACTCGGATGCCTTCGTGATCCTGCCCGGAGGATTCGGCACCCTGGATGAATTTTTCGAGATACTGACCTGGCGGCAGCTTGGATTTCATGACAAGCCCATCATCATGGTAAATAAAGAAGGGTATTTTGATGGTCTCATTCAATTCAGCCAACAGGCACTTTCTGAAGACTTCATACGTCCAAGCAGCCTGCAACTTTTCCGGGAAACCCGATCTGTAAACGAGGTCATGGAATTGCTGG